The stretch of DNA GGAAGAACTTCAGGATATGTTCTCCAGGAGGTACTCCTAATGGTTTACACAAAATTATTGACACAACCAAATTCGGCACTTTCAGTTAATTTTCCTTGTGAAATTTTTACAAATTTTTTACAATTAGATTACATTTATTTTATTGATATCAGGAGGTTTTTTTAATGTTTAAAGGTGGCATGGGAAATATGGGCAATCTTATGAAGATGGCGAAACAGCTGCAGAAGCAGGCAGAGAAGATGAAGAAAGAGATTGAAGAGATGGAATTTAAAGGGAGTGCCGGTGGAGTTGTCGAAGTTATCGTTAAAGGCACTGGAAGGCTTGTTAGCGTTAAGATTTCTCCTGAAGTTATAAAAGATTGTGATGTTGGAATGCTTGAGGATATGATAGTTGTTGCTGCGAACCAGGCAATTGATAAGGCTAATGAAACGATGGAAAAAGAGATGAAGAAGATTACAGGTGGTCTTGGAATAGATCTCGGAGGTCTGTTTTGATATATCCTGAGACTCTTGGGATTGTTGTTGAATTTTTGTCTTCCATTCCCGGAATAAGTGAAAGAGCTGCTGAAAGGGCTGTTCTTTCACTTTCAAAGCTTCCGGAGAATGATAAACTCAAGATTGTTAATGCCCTTAAAGGACTTGATAGGTTAAAATCGTGCCGCGAATGCGGACTTCCATCAATAACGGAGCTATGTCCCATCTGTTCAGATGATAGCAGGAATAAATCTGTTATCTGCGTTGTTGAGCAGCCAAGAGATGCTGTTTCCATTGAAAAGCTCGGAAGATTTGAAGGTGTCTATCACGTCTTGGGAGGTGTTATATCGCCTCTTGAGAACGTTGGCCCCGATGATATAAGAATAAGGGAGCTTTTCAGAAGGATTAAGAAGCATAATGTGAAAGAGGTAATCATTGCTCTTAATCCTACTGTTGAGGGTGAAGCAACGGCAAAGTTTATAATAGATAGGCTTACTGGAAAAAGTATTAAAATATACCGTATAGCTTATGGAATACCTTACGGTGGCACCATAGATATGGCTGATGAGCTTACGTTAAAACGTTCATTTGAAGATATGAAACTTATAACTGGAGGAGACTGATGATAGAAATCAGATGGCACGCCAGAGGTGGTCAGGGAGCGGTTACCGCTTCAAAGATTCTTGCAAGTTCTGCAATCAGGGAAGGTAAATATGCCCAGAGTGCTCCGGACTACGGTGCTGAGAGGGCAGGTGCACCTCTAAGGAGTTTTAACAGGGTTTCCGAAAAACCGATTACTCTTCACTGTCTTGTTCTCCATCCCGATATTGTGGTTGTTGTTGATCCTACGCTTCTGAAAACGGTTCCGATACTTGAAGGGACATCCGAAAATGCAGTGCTCGTTATAAACACGGATAAGACGCCTGAAGAGATAAGGAACATGCTAGATATAAAGGATAGAAAAATTTACACTGTAAACGCTAGTGCTATTGCGATGGAAGAGTTTGGAAAACCGTTTATGAACGTTCCTATGCTTGGTGCTCTTGTGAAAGTAATAGAGAATCTCGTTTCTCTTGACAGCGTGAAGGAAGATATTAAAGCCACTTTCGGCAAAAAAGTTTCAAAGGAGCTTCTTGAGGCGAACCTCAGAGCCCTTGAGAGAGCTTACAGGGAGGTAAAAGGAGAATGAAAGGCTGGAGAGATTTAGAGATAGGTGCTCTTATTACAGAGCCGGGAAACAGTGCTGAATATAAAACCGGAGAGTGGCGTGCCTGGAGACCGGTTTTTAACAGGGAAAATTGTATAGACTGCATGATATGTTGGGTGTTTTGTCCGGACAGTTCAATTATCGTTAAGGATAAAAAAGTTGTAGGTATAGACTATGATCACTGTAAAGGGTGTGGTATATGTGCTCATGAATGTCCAAAAAGCAAGGGAGACGATGAGTCAAAGAAAGCGCTTGTAATGAAACCGGAATATCTGTTTCGTGAGGAGGACTAATTATGGCGGTTACTATGATAGAAGAGAGAAAAGTGGTTCCCTATTCAGGGAACATGGCAGCAGCTGAAGCTTTAAGGCAGATAAACCCTGACGTTGTTGCTGCTTATCCTATTACGCCACAAACAGAGATGATGCACTTTTTCGCCGATTTTGTGGCAAATGGTCTTGTTGATACTGAGTTTATTACGGTTGAAAGTGAACACAGTGCCCTTTCTGCGGTTGTTGGTGCTGCAGCGGCCGGTGCAAGAGCAATGACGGCGACAGCAGGTCCCGGTCTTGCTCTAATGTGGGAAATTTTAGGTGTTGCTTCAGGGATGAGACTTCCTGCAGTTATAGCTCTTGTTAACAGAGCTCTTTCATCTCCTATTAACATTCACGGTGACCACTCGGATATGATGGGTGCAAGAGACCAGGGATGGATTATTCTTGTTTCCGAGAATGCCGAGGAGGAGTATGATAACCTTATTCAGGCTGTTAAGATTGCCGAAGATGAAAGGGTCAGGCTTCCGGTGATGGTTGGTATGGACGGTTTTATTATCTCTCACTCGATAGAGGGTGTATCTCTTCTCAAAGATGAGGAAGTGAGAGAATTTGTTGGGAAACAGAGAATGTTTCATCCTCTTCTTGATGTTGAGCATCCGACAACTCACGGTGCCATCGCCATGTCCGATTCTTACATGGAGTTTAAGCGTCAACAGAGAGAAGCTATGATGAATGCCTACAAGGTAATTAGAGAAGTCGGTGAAGAGTTTGCAGCGCTGAGAGGTAAGAAATACGAACATATCGAAGCGTATAAAACTGAGGATGCCGAATACATTCTTATTGTTATGGGTTCAGCAGCAGGAACCGCAAAATATGTTGTTGACAGGATGAGAGAGAGAGGTGAAAAGGTAGGAATAATAAAGATTAGAACGTTTAGGCCTTTTCCTTACTATGATCTTGCAGATGCGATTGTTGCTTCAAATGCTAAAGCTATCGGAGTGATGGATAGAGCTGAAACATTTGGCGGATACAGCGGTCCTCTTTTCGAAGAGGTTTGCACGGCTCTTTATACAAGAAACAAGTTCTATCCTATTGCAGGTCTTATCTACGGACTGGGCGGAAGAGATTGCAATATTAACCATATAGAAGAAGCGTTCGATGTTGTCAAGAAAAAGGCAGCAGGAGAGGAAGTTCCGCCTGTAACCTATCTCAATTTGCAAGTATAATAATTAATGGAGGAAATAATGGCACAGGTATCAGATAAACCAAAGTTTGTTACTAAGGGAGAGATAAAGGTTCCCCCTATTAGAGATTTGACAGATTCAAGAGAAGGTATAGCTCCAGGTCACAGGCTCTGTACTGGTTGTGTTGCTGGAATAATTCTCAGGCAAATGTTCATGGCGGCAGAGGCAGCCGGCTATACTCTCGTGATAGCAAATGCAACCGGCTGTGTTGAGGTTTGTACTTCAATTTACCCTCACACTTCCTGGAAAGTGCCATGGATTCACAACGCCTTTGAAAATGCGGCTGCCACCATTTCAGGCGTTGAAGCTGCCTACAAAGCTCTTAAAAGAAAAGGAATGCTCCCTTCCGATAAAAAAGTAAAGTTTGTGGCTTTAGGTGGTGATGGTGGAACCTATGATATTGGTTTTCAGTCTCTTTCAGGGGCACTGGAAAGGGGTCACGATTTTATCTATGTGTGTTACGATAACGAGGCTTATATGAATACCGGTATTCAGCGTTCAAGCGCTACACCAAGGCATGCTGCAACGACAACTCAACCTGCCGGTAAAGTTATTCCTGGTAAACCACAGCCCAAAAAGTGGATGCCAGAGATAGCAGCTGCTCATGGCATTCCATATGTTGCTCAGGCTGCACCTTCACATTTCAATGATTTTATGAGAAAATTCATTAAAGCTTTAAATACTAAAGGACCATCTTACTTGAACGTTTTCTGCACCTGTCCGAGAGGCTGGAGGGCAAAAGAAGAAGAGGGAATTCTAATTTCCAGGCTTGCTGTTGAAACCAACTACTGGCCGTTGTTTGAAGTTGAAGACGGGAAGTGGAAGATAAACTACAAGCCGAAAGAGAGAAAACCGATAGAGGAGTTTCTCAAGAAGCAGGGAAGATTTAAGCATATGTTTAAGCCTGGAAATGAATACCTCATAAAAGAGCTTCAAGAAGACGTTGATAAGCGGTGGGAGAGACTTCTTAAACTTGAGCAGTTATAAGGAGAGAGAAAGTGTTAAGCATTAGACCCGAAGAGGATAAAAAGTTACGAGAGGTTCTTACAGCCCTTTGCAGTGAAAGCAGAGCAAAGGTGGTATTTTTAATAGATAAAGCGGGTCAATTAATAAGCCGGAGTGATGCTCCGGCTTATACTTCTAATGATATAACTTTTGCATCACTTACCGCAGGTAACGTTGCGGCTTCTGAAGCTCTTTCAAAATTACTTGGCGATAAAACTTTAAATCATGCCTTTACTGAAACTGAGGACGAAGGTATCTATATGTCTCTTCTTGACAGGAAGTTGATTCTTGTGATAATTTTCGAGAAATTTGCGTCAAATCTTGGCATAATTCGTGTGAAACTTAAAAAGTATCGTCCCATTCTTGAGGAAATAATACGTAAGATAGAAAGGAAATCCGAGCAGGAACAGCAGATTGGAAAAGAGATTAATTTTGATGAGATAGATATAGATAATCTGTTTGAATAAAGGAAGGCGGAGTCATTAAATGCCACTAATAAACTTTGCGACAAAAGAGATTAACTGTAAGATTGTTTATTATGGTCCTGGATTGAGCGGTAAGACTGCCAACATAAAGTGGATATATGATCATATCAGACCGGAGAACAAGGGAGAACTTATTACACTTGCTACGGAAACAGAGCGAACGTTGTTTTTTGATTTTGTTCCGATAGAGGTAGCAACAGTTAAGGGTTTTAAGGTCAGATTTCATCTTTATACCACTCCCGGGCAGATTATCTACAAGATAAGTAGAAAACTAATTTTAAAGGGTGTTGACGGTATTGTTTTTGTTGCTGATTCTCAAGAAGAGAGACATGATGCCAATCTTGATACTCTTGATGATATGTTGAATAACATGAAAGAGCTCGGTATTAAGTTTGAAGATACTCCACTGGTTTTCCAGTATAATAAAAGGGATTTGCCTAATATTTTACCTGTTGAAGTTTTAAGAAAAGATCTCAATAAGTGGAATTATCCTGATTTTGAAGCAATTGCCATTAGAGGGGTAGGTGTAATAGAAACATTTAAAGAAATAACGAAGTTAGTCGTTCAAAAATTGAAAAAATGAAGTTAGAAATTAACGATATTTTGACAACAAAACCTGAAGAGATTCTTTTTCTTTTTTCTAATGTCTTAAAATTCAAACTTTCCTTCTCAGGCCGTTTTATAGAGACATGTGCCATCTTAAATGCCAAAAGTGGAAGGTGCCCTTCTGACTGTAAGTTTTGCGCTCAGTCGGAAAAGAGCAAAGCGAACATAAAAGTATATCCTCTTCTATCTGAAGAAGAGCTCTATAATTCAGCCATTTCAATGTTTTCTAAAGGTGTAGATAGATTCAGTTTCGTGTGTAGCGGAATAAGGCCTACTGTGTCTGAAATCAAGAGAATTGGAAAAGTAGCGGAAAGGATAAAGGCTGATTATCCGAAAGCTAAACTTTGTGCCTCTCTGGGACAGCTTGATGGAGATTCTCTTTCTTATCTTAAGAAAAGTGGAATAGACAGATATCATCACAATCTGGAAACTTCAAAAGAGTTTTATCCTTATGTTTCGTCTGTTCAAAGGTGGGAGGACAGATACAGAACGATTGCAAGAGCCAAGGAATTGGGATTTTCTGTTTGCAGCGGCGGAATTTTTGGGCTTGGAGAATCAGTAGAAGATATCGTTTCTTTTTTAACGTCTTTAAAAGAGTTGGCTGTTGATTCCATACCATTAAATTTTCTTTATCCAATAAAGGGTACTAAATTTGAGTATAATAATTTCTTGACACCATTGAAAGTTTTAAGGATAATTTTTGCTGCAAGGGTGTTTTTTCCGGATACATTCATCCGTATCTGTGGCGGTCGTGAGTATAATTTAGAACAACTGCAACCTTTCGCAGTTGCAGTTGTAGACGGGCTTATGGTAGGTAATTACCTTACCACCAGGGGAAGAAGTTTAAAAGACGATATGGAACTTATCAATAACCTTGGGTTAAAGTGCAGCCTGAAGATTTAACGGCAATTGTGATAAAATGGAATAACTTTTCTTGCAAGCTGTGTTATAATTTGCATGTTTAGCAAACAAGTTTATTAGAACTTTTTGAATATCTGAAACCAAAACCTGCAGGGAGTAGAAGAATGAGGATAGGGAGAGTATTTGTAGCCATCGTCATCGGTTTGATGGTGGGGGGAAATGTCTCTTTTGCAGCTGAGTGTGGAGGGAAAGGTTATACGGGTACGGATAGTTCTTATTGTTTAAAATGTCATAAGCCCTGTGTAACCTCAACTTTATGTAAGGGCAAACCTTCAGGTTGTGTTCATGTTCCTTCGACGTTTCCTCTTGTTAACGGTGAAGTTAGTTGTGTTACCTGCCATGATATGAACGGTGAGCAGGATAACATGTTTTTAAGGGGGAATTTCTCAAAAAAGCAAACGCTTGCTTTTTGTATGAACTGTCACACAAAAGAGTGTTATGCCAAGTTTAATCCTCACGAGGGTATGTGGCTCTATTCGGGTAAGAAGTTAAGGCAGACTTGTGCTTACTGTCACGGAAAGAATAATACAGCTGATCCGAGAAGGGTTTGTATCGGTTGTCATACAAAAAATCCACATCCAGGTGCTCTTGAGCATGTTGGACAGAGATGTGCTGTAACTAATCTTCCATCTGTTAATGGAAAGATTCATTGTATTACATGTCATAATCCTCACCCAACTTCATTTGATAAGCATGAGGGTAAGCTTCTTTCGGGCATAGGGGAGCAGGTTGCTAAAGCAGATTTTGAAGCCACACTTAAAACAATTTCATTCAGGAATCTGGAACATGTTGAATTTAATAATGGTCCTCGTCAGCTTATGAGGATGAAAACTGAAAACGGTGAGCTCTGTTTGAATTGTCACGAGAATATTCCAGATAATTAAAGAAATGACTGAGTAAGAAGGTTATCTTGAAAAGCCCGCTTTAAAGCGGGCTTTTTTATTTTTTTTCTAACAGATTTGGTAGAAAGCGTGTATAATAAGTCCTTGATTTCAGCCAAGAGGCAGGAGAGAAAGATGAAGAATTTAAAATGGAGAATCTTCCTTATTCTTGCAGTTTTGATAGGAGCTGTATATGTAAGCCTAACGAAGAAAGTTAATTTAGGTCTTGATCTTCAAGGGGGAACACATCTTGTTCTTCAGGTGGATACTGAGAAAGCACTTGAGGATGAGACTTCTTCTTATATGAGAGAAATTAAAATGCTATTTCAGAGTGAAAATATTCCGATACTTGATATTAAAAGAGAAGGCACGTCCATTACTATTGAGTTACTTGATGCTGATAAAATGTCTCAGGCTGAGAAGCTTTTAAAGAAGGATTACGGTGATATTTTTAACATTCAAAAGGTAGGAGAGACCACGCTTAAACTTTCCATGAAAGAGATGTATAAACAGAAAGAAGTTGATAGACTTTGTAGTCAGGCTCTGGAAACTATAAGAAACAGGATTGATGAACTTGGCGTTGCCGAACCTGTTATAGTAAGAAGCGGTAAGGATAGAATAATAGTTGAACTTCCAGGGATAAAAAATCCAGAAAGGGCGAAAAAGATTCTCGGTAGGGTTGCCAAACTGGAATTTAAACAGGTGATAGATGTTGCACCTTCTAAAGAAGAGCTTCTTAAGAAGTTAGGCGGAAAAATTCCTGACGATGAAGAAATCCTTGTACAGGAAATTAAAAAGAAAGGAAAAGTTGTCGGCAAAATGTATTACCTTGTAAAAAGAGAACCTATTCTTACAGGTGCCTATCTAAAAGATGCGTATCCGAGTGTTGATGAATACAACATG from Desulfurobacterium indicum encodes:
- a CDS encoding YbaB/EbfC family nucleoid-associated protein — protein: MFKGGMGNMGNLMKMAKQLQKQAEKMKKEIEEMEFKGSAGGVVEVIVKGTGRLVSVKISPEVIKDCDVGMLEDMIVVAANQAIDKANETMEKEMKKITGGLGIDLGGLF
- the recR gene encoding recombination mediator RecR; the encoded protein is MIYPETLGIVVEFLSSIPGISERAAERAVLSLSKLPENDKLKIVNALKGLDRLKSCRECGLPSITELCPICSDDSRNKSVICVVEQPRDAVSIEKLGRFEGVYHVLGGVISPLENVGPDDIRIRELFRRIKKHNVKEVIIALNPTVEGEATAKFIIDRLTGKSIKIYRIAYGIPYGGTIDMADELTLKRSFEDMKLITGGD
- a CDS encoding 2-oxoacid:acceptor oxidoreductase family protein, with the translated sequence MIEIRWHARGGQGAVTASKILASSAIREGKYAQSAPDYGAERAGAPLRSFNRVSEKPITLHCLVLHPDIVVVVDPTLLKTVPILEGTSENAVLVINTDKTPEEIRNMLDIKDRKIYTVNASAIAMEEFGKPFMNVPMLGALVKVIENLVSLDSVKEDIKATFGKKVSKELLEANLRALERAYREVKGE
- a CDS encoding 4Fe-4S dicluster-binding protein, which codes for MKGWRDLEIGALITEPGNSAEYKTGEWRAWRPVFNRENCIDCMICWVFCPDSSIIVKDKKVVGIDYDHCKGCGICAHECPKSKGDDESKKALVMKPEYLFREED
- the porA gene encoding pyruvate ferredoxin oxidoreductase gives rise to the protein MAVTMIEERKVVPYSGNMAAAEALRQINPDVVAAYPITPQTEMMHFFADFVANGLVDTEFITVESEHSALSAVVGAAAAGARAMTATAGPGLALMWEILGVASGMRLPAVIALVNRALSSPINIHGDHSDMMGARDQGWIILVSENAEEEYDNLIQAVKIAEDERVRLPVMVGMDGFIISHSIEGVSLLKDEEVREFVGKQRMFHPLLDVEHPTTHGAIAMSDSYMEFKRQQREAMMNAYKVIREVGEEFAALRGKKYEHIEAYKTEDAEYILIVMGSAAGTAKYVVDRMRERGEKVGIIKIRTFRPFPYYDLADAIVASNAKAIGVMDRAETFGGYSGPLFEEVCTALYTRNKFYPIAGLIYGLGGRDCNINHIEEAFDVVKKKAAGEEVPPVTYLNLQV
- a CDS encoding thiamine pyrophosphate-dependent enzyme, which translates into the protein MAQVSDKPKFVTKGEIKVPPIRDLTDSREGIAPGHRLCTGCVAGIILRQMFMAAEAAGYTLVIANATGCVEVCTSIYPHTSWKVPWIHNAFENAAATISGVEAAYKALKRKGMLPSDKKVKFVALGGDGGTYDIGFQSLSGALERGHDFIYVCYDNEAYMNTGIQRSSATPRHAATTTQPAGKVIPGKPQPKKWMPEIAAAHGIPYVAQAAPSHFNDFMRKFIKALNTKGPSYLNVFCTCPRGWRAKEEEGILISRLAVETNYWPLFEVEDGKWKINYKPKERKPIEEFLKKQGRFKHMFKPGNEYLIKELQEDVDKRWERLLKLEQL
- a CDS encoding roadblock/LC7 domain-containing protein — protein: MLSIRPEEDKKLREVLTALCSESRAKVVFLIDKAGQLISRSDAPAYTSNDITFASLTAGNVAASEALSKLLGDKTLNHAFTETEDEGIYMSLLDRKLILVIIFEKFASNLGIIRVKLKKYRPILEEIIRKIERKSEQEQQIGKEINFDEIDIDNLFE
- a CDS encoding GTP-binding protein produces the protein MPLINFATKEINCKIVYYGPGLSGKTANIKWIYDHIRPENKGELITLATETERTLFFDFVPIEVATVKGFKVRFHLYTTPGQIIYKISRKLILKGVDGIVFVADSQEERHDANLDTLDDMLNNMKELGIKFEDTPLVFQYNKRDLPNILPVEVLRKDLNKWNYPDFEAIAIRGVGVIETFKEITKLVVQKLKK
- the bioB gene encoding biotin synthase BioB gives rise to the protein MKLEINDILTTKPEEILFLFSNVLKFKLSFSGRFIETCAILNAKSGRCPSDCKFCAQSEKSKANIKVYPLLSEEELYNSAISMFSKGVDRFSFVCSGIRPTVSEIKRIGKVAERIKADYPKAKLCASLGQLDGDSLSYLKKSGIDRYHHNLETSKEFYPYVSSVQRWEDRYRTIARAKELGFSVCSGGIFGLGESVEDIVSFLTSLKELAVDSIPLNFLYPIKGTKFEYNNFLTPLKVLRIIFAARVFFPDTFIRICGGREYNLEQLQPFAVAVVDGLMVGNYLTTRGRSLKDDMELINNLGLKCSLKI
- a CDS encoding cytochrome c3 family protein, with product MRIGRVFVAIVIGLMVGGNVSFAAECGGKGYTGTDSSYCLKCHKPCVTSTLCKGKPSGCVHVPSTFPLVNGEVSCVTCHDMNGEQDNMFLRGNFSKKQTLAFCMNCHTKECYAKFNPHEGMWLYSGKKLRQTCAYCHGKNNTADPRRVCIGCHTKNPHPGALEHVGQRCAVTNLPSVNGKIHCITCHNPHPTSFDKHEGKLLSGIGEQVAKADFEATLKTISFRNLEHVEFNNGPRQLMRMKTENGELCLNCHENIPDN
- the secD gene encoding protein translocase subunit SecD, which codes for MKNLKWRIFLILAVLIGAVYVSLTKKVNLGLDLQGGTHLVLQVDTEKALEDETSSYMREIKMLFQSENIPILDIKREGTSITIELLDADKMSQAEKLLKKDYGDIFNIQKVGETTLKLSMKEMYKQKEVDRLCSQALETIRNRIDELGVAEPVIVRSGKDRIIVELPGIKNPERAKKILGRVAKLEFKQVIDVAPSKEELLKKLGGKIPDDEEILVQEIKKKGKVVGKMYYLVKREPILTGAYLKDAYPSVDEYNMPAVSFELKSQGAKIFEQYTASHIGTRLAIVLDNKVQSAPVIRSQIGGKGQITGQFTYQEAKDLAIVLRAGALPAPVKIIEETTIGPSLGHESISKGIKSAIAGLIIVMLFMIVYYKFAGFVADVALMMNVILLWALLALLGATLTLPGIAGYILTIGMSVDANVIIFERIREELKKGRSLISAIEVGFSSAWGTILDANVTTLASAAVLFQFGTGPIKGFAVTLSLGILCSMFTAVFVTKVILDIVVRYKPQLFSI